In Panthera tigris isolate Pti1 chromosome C1, P.tigris_Pti1_mat1.1, whole genome shotgun sequence, the following proteins share a genomic window:
- the LOC102951924 gene encoding vitamin D3 hydroxylase-associated protein-like, with translation MGPDGHRALADQGATKGATSPGRYVGVGMGMQFCGVWGCDAECVGVHWSGSLTSVLPSPQEPSLDPKPILELPLETLVQKLQDEELSVESVLCSYLEEALKVHQEVNCLTDFLGECEEQLQALKKLKKTERGLLYGVPVSLKDPYDCKGHDSTCGLTQFLEKPAAKDGVIVQVLKAQGAIPFVKTNIPQTMYSFYCSNPIYGQTLNPLNLKKTPGGSSGGEGALLAKGGSILGMGTDTAGSIRIPASFCGICGLRTTGYRLSFSGVSSAVKGKKSVTTVAGPMARDVESLALCLRALLSEDMHRLDPTVPFMPFREEVYSSNQRLRIGFCETDGFTQPSPSMARAVRLTSRLLQDAGHQVIPFSIPHIKYAVKHLLEGGLFADGGATLLEKLEGDIVDPCIKGMINWLCLPDLLKCFLAWILKYTEPRASQTSEEIRGVGTPKKLWEQHAAVQEYQQKFIAKWRSLDLDVLLMPAIDPAFHICYSEIGTDIASYTGLYNILNFPAGVVPVTTVTPQDEEELAFYTGYYGDSTDKNFQRVVQGSVGLPVAVQCIALPWEEELCLRFMKEVETLAKNHSGPK, from the exons ATGGGTCCAGATGGACATCGGGCACTTGCCGACCAGGGTGCCACCAAGGGGGCCACCTCTCCAGGTAGATATGTAGGAGTCGGGATGGGCATGCAGTTTTG TGGAGTGTGGGGATGTGATGCTGAGTGTGTAGGAGTGCACTGGAGTGGATCATTGACCTCTGTCCTCCCATCTCCACAGGAGCCATCCCTGGACCCCAAGCCCATCCTGGAGCTGCCCCTGGAGACACTGGTCCAGAAGCTGCAGGATGAAGAACTCAGTGTGGAGAGCGTCCTGTGTAGCTACTTAGAGGAG GCACTGAAGGTACACCAGGAGGTGAATTGCCTGACGGATTTCCTGGGTGAGTGTGAGGAGCAACTACAGGCATTGAAGAAGCTTAAGAAGACTGAGAGAGGCCTTCTTTATGGGGTCCCTGTCAGCCTCAAGGACCCCTATGACTGCAAG GGCCATGATTCTACATGTGGTCTGACCCAGTTCCTGGAGAAGCCAGCGGCCAAGGATGGGGTCATTGTGCAAGTGCTCAAGGCTCAAGGAGCTATTCCCTTTGTTAAGACCAACATCCCCCAGACAATGTACAG TTTTTATTGCAGCAACCCCATCTATGGACAGACTCTGAACCCTCTGAACTTAAAGAAGACACCAGGGGGCTCCTCAGGGGGTGAGGGAGCCCTGCTGGCAAAAGGAGGTTCCATCCTGGGCATGGGTACTGACACTGCTGGCAGCATCCGCATACCAGCCAGCTTTTGTGGTATCTGTGGCCTCAGGACCACAGGATACCGCCTCAG CTTCTCTGGAGTTTCCAGTGCTGTCAAAGGCAAGAAATCAG TGACTACAGTGGCTGGCCCCATGGCCCGGGATGTGGAGAGCCTGGCCCTGTGTCTGCGAGCCCTGCTAAGTGAAGACATGCACCGACTGGACCCTACTGTGCCTTTTATGCCCTTCAGGGAGGAG GTATACTCCAGTAACCAGCGCCTTCGAATTGGCTTCTGTGAAACAGATGGCTTCACCCAGCCATCTCCTAGCATGGCCAGGGCTGTGAGGCTCACCTCCAGGCTGCTCCAGGATGCGGGACATCAG GTCATCCCCTTCTCCATCCCCCATATAAAGTATGCTGTCAAACACCTGCTCGAGGGGGGTCTGTTTGCTGATGGAGGGGCCACCCTTCTGGAGAAGCT TGAGGGGGACATTGTGGACCCCTGCATAAAGGGAATGATCAACTGGCTCTGCCTGCCAGACCTACTCAAGTGTTTCTTGGCCTGGATCCTGAAGTACACA GAACCCCGAGCTAGCCAGACTAGTGAAGAGATTCGTGGAGTGGG GACTCCCAAGAAACTGTGGGAGCAGCACGCAGCAGTGCAG GAATATCAGCAAAAGTTCATAGCCAAGTGGAGGTCCCTGGACCTGGATGTGCTGCTGATGCCAGCTATTGACCCCGCCTTCCATATATGCTATTCTGAGATAGGAACAG ATATTGCCTCCTACACGGGCCTGTACAACATCCTGAACTTCCCTGCTGGTGTTGTGCCGGTCACCACTGTGACGCCGCAGGACGAGGAGGAACTGGCCTTCTACACGGGATACTACGGAGATAGTACCGACAAAAATTTCCAGAGG GTGGTACAAGGATCTGTGGGACTTCCTGTGGCTGTGCAGTGCATTGCTCTTCCATGGGAAGAGGAGCTGTGTCTCCGGTTCATGAAAGAGGTGGAGACCTTGGCCAAGAACCACAGTGGACCCAAGTGA